From a single Candidatus Methylacidiphilales bacterium genomic region:
- a CDS encoding NAD(P)H-hydrate epimerase yields the protein LWSLAKLEKKTGNWKIAAETFDTYARTPGVPSALALMARIEWLDALLKKGDSKSISDAYREIITTIQSRNSYTLAIDVARKITKMNVSTASNQLANEIGLLAVSRCEEEITRSANIAEQRHHIDKLIRFLGYDMGWNDTTIRIWEKYIYPSQDQLNDGSETWWGIASLVIRAYLRKGMVAEGESLYQKWISSSSISDAGKLHIMIQYGDWLVDQGLYNRADDLYNQVTTIQTHHRYLAYGHHWLMIRASARGDLSLAQFHAKQVIRYQNSDSRAARSMIIKSELIMKNLNPNITLVSGVDRIEIEKELADLMAAIEIAKRN from the coding sequence CTATGGTCTCTTGCAAAGCTGGAGAAGAAAACGGGAAATTGGAAAATCGCTGCAGAAACGTTCGACACCTACGCCCGCACCCCTGGCGTGCCTTCTGCACTCGCCCTAATGGCTCGTATAGAATGGCTTGATGCGTTGCTCAAGAAAGGGGATTCTAAATCTATCTCTGATGCCTATCGGGAAATCATTACCACGATACAGTCGAGAAATAGCTACACGTTGGCTATTGATGTTGCTCGCAAGATAACAAAGATGAATGTTAGCACAGCATCAAACCAGCTAGCCAATGAAATAGGATTGCTGGCAGTCAGTCGCTGTGAAGAGGAAATAACACGTTCAGCCAATATCGCAGAGCAAAGGCATCATATAGATAAATTAATAAGATTTTTAGGTTATGATATGGGATGGAATGATACAACTATTAGAATCTGGGAAAAATATATTTATCCATCACAGGATCAGTTAAATGATGGGAGCGAAACATGGTGGGGGATAGCTTCTTTAGTAATTAGAGCTTACTTAAGAAAAGGAATGGTCGCTGAGGGGGAGAGCCTATATCAAAAATGGATTTCTAGTAGTTCTATAAGCGATGCTGGTAAATTGCACATAATGATTCAATACGGTGATTGGTTGGTAGATCAAGGATTATATAATCGTGCAGATGATCTCTATAATCAAGTCACTACAATACAGACCCATCACAGGTATTTAGCTTATGGTCATCATTGGTTAATGATACGAGCATCGGCTCGAGGAGATTTAAGTTTGGCTCAATTCCATGCAAAACAAGTTATCCGCTATCAAAATTCTGACTCGAGAGCTGCTAGGTCAATGATCATAAAAAGTGAGTTGATTATGAAAAACTTAAATCCAAATATCACATTAGTCAGTGGTGTCGATAGAATAGAGATAGAAAAAGAATTAGCAGATCTAATGGCCGCTATCGAAATCGCAAAAAGAAACTAG